Sequence from the Catenuloplanes indicus genome:
CGCCGTGCACCTCGCTCTGACCGGCGCGCACGTGACCCACGCGCCCCTGATCACGCTCGCGCTGATCATGCTCGCGTTCGTCTGCGTGCCGTGCAGCATCCGGCTCTGGCGCACCCCGTACGACCGCGGTGCATGGCGCGGCGCCCTGGTGGTAGCCGGCGTCATGGCGATGCTCCACCTCGCGATGCGCCCCGGCGGTGCCATGCTCGCCGCGGTCCTGTCCGTGGCCGCCCTCCAGGCCACGATCGGCGCGACCGCCCTCTGCCGCCCGGCCCCGCTCCACTCCGACGCCTGACATCGTTTCTCCGCACGGCGCACGGCTCGCCCGTTCCGATTCCCATGCCGGCTCGAGCGGCGGTGCCGACTTGCGAGCGGTGCCGGTTTGCGAGCGGTGCCGGTTTGCGAGCGGTGCCGGTTTGCGTCGCGGTGCTGGGGCACGCGCCGGCTACCGGGTTACGTCGCATGCTGGTTCGCGCGCCGGTTGCCGGTTTGTGCGGCGCCGACCGGTTCGCGAGCCGGTGGGCGGTTCGTGCGCCGGCTGTTGGATGCCTGCCGAACGCGCTTCGCGATCGGCCTCCGGCGGGTCCGCGTCCCGGCGTCCGGAACCGGTCTCCGCACCGGGTCTCGTTCCTGCCGCCGGATTTGGTCCTCGCATCGGACGCCGACCTCAGGAGTGAGCCGCCGCCCGGGGTGTTGCCTCGCCGGCGATGAGCGTGCCGAGGCGCACCAGAGCGTGGCCGGCCGTGCGGCGGAAGCTGGGTGTGCGGTGGAAGCCGGTGGCGCGGAGCGAGCCGGCAGGGCGGCGCGCGGTCGGTCGGCGGCTTGCGGTGGCCAGGCGGGTACGACGGGCCTCGGCGAGCATTTCGGCCTGGCGGGCTTTGATCCAGAGTGCGGCGAGCGTGGGGTGCATGGCAGCTCCTTCGACGACCGAGTGACCGGCTAAACGGTTTTGGTGGTTGCATGTCGACGGTAGTACCGTGCATGTGACCGGTCAAATGGAATTGCCGGTGTTTCACGAATGGTGCGAGGTGGTCCCGGTGCGTGAGGAGATCCCGGACGGGTTGGCTCTCGTCACCGCGTTCGCCAACACGGTCGACGTGGAGGCGGGCACGGACGAGCTGGCCGACGTGGACGGCCTGCGCCGCTGGCTGGCCGCGCACGGGCACGCCGGGCCGGCCGGTGAGGCGGAGCTGGCCCGCGTGCGTGACTTCCGGTCCGCGCTGCGCGACGAGATCGCCGCCCACCACGACCAGCTCGCCGTCCACCATGACCGGACCGCCGTCCCCCGGGATCAGGCCGCCGATGACGGCGCGGCCGGTGCGCGTGTCCGGCTGAATGCGTACGCGCACGACGTACCCGTGCGGATTGCTCTTGATCGTGCTGGTCTGCGGCTGGAGGCCGCCGGTGCGGACGGTGTGGCGTCGCTGTTCGGTGCGCTGCTGGTGGAGATGCTGCTGGCCGAGCGGGACGGAGTGTGGCGACGCCTGAAGATCTGTGACGCGGAGACGTGCCGGGAGGCGTTCTACGACTGGTCGAAGAACTCGTCGCGGCGCTGGTGCTCGATGGGGGTGTGCGGCAACCGCAGCAAGACCCGGGCGTACCGGGAGCGGCGCCGGGAAAGCTGACCCGCGACGCGCCCCGCCCGGGCCAGGATGATCGGATGCTGACGTTGTTGCTGGCGCCGTTCCGGCTGGTCTACCGCGGGCTCGTCCACCTCGCCA
This genomic interval carries:
- a CDS encoding CGNR zinc finger domain-containing protein, which produces MREEIPDGLALVTAFANTVDVEAGTDELADVDGLRRWLAAHGHAGPAGEAELARVRDFRSALRDEIAAHHDQLAVHHDRTAVPRDQAADDGAAGARVRLNAYAHDVPVRIALDRAGLRLEAAGADGVASLFGALLVEMLLAERDGVWRRLKICDAETCREAFYDWSKNSSRRWCSMGVCGNRSKTRAYRERRRES